One part of the Agarivorans sp. Alg241-V36 genome encodes these proteins:
- a CDS encoding RNA-binding protein, with protein sequence MKNSSLSVVILIAVAVAAYFVAGAVQPLQPLYLSIAVIVGGAIVLLSSNGASSEEQQEGSSSSESSEGVETQTLYVGNLPYRANESAIRKLFSDYGQVVSVRLLKDKQTGKRRGFGFVEMAAKDAPKAVDALNEQEFQQRTLKVREANERKEA encoded by the coding sequence ATGAAAAATTCCAGTTTATCTGTCGTCATACTTATAGCGGTAGCCGTTGCTGCCTATTTTGTAGCTGGCGCAGTCCAGCCGCTACAGCCTTTATACCTTTCTATTGCAGTAATTGTTGGTGGCGCTATCGTATTGTTGAGCTCTAACGGAGCGTCTAGCGAAGAACAGCAAGAAGGTTCATCAAGCAGCGAATCATCTGAAGGCGTAGAAACCCAAACCTTGTACGTTGGCAACCTGCCTTACCGTGCAAACGAGTCAGCCATTCGCAAATTATTCTCTGATTACGGCCAAGTAGTATCAGTTCGTTTATTAAAAGATAAGCAAACCGGTAAGCGCCGTGGCTTCGGTTTTGTAGAAATGGCTGCTAAAGATGCACCTAAAGCAGTTGATGCATTAAACGAACAAGAGTTTCAGCAACGCACCTTAAAGGTTCGTGAAGCTAATGAGCGTAAAGAAGCCTAG